In one window of Macrotis lagotis isolate mMagLag1 chromosome 5, bilby.v1.9.chrom.fasta, whole genome shotgun sequence DNA:
- the SARS1 gene encoding serine--tRNA ligase, cytoplasmic: MVLDLDLFRVDKGGDPALIRESQEKRFKDPGLVEQLVRADSEWRRCRFRADNLNKLKNLCSKTIGEKMKKKEPVGDNESLPENVLNLDDLTADIIASLKVTQIKKVRLLIDEAIVKCDAERIQLEAERFESLREIGNLLHPSVPISNDEDADNKVERIWGDCTVRKKYSHVDLVVMVDGFEGEKGAVVAGSRGYFLKGVLVFLEQALIQFALRTLASRGYTPIYTPFFMRKEVMQEVAQLSQFDEELYKVIGKGSEKSDDNSYDEKYLIATSEQPIAALHRDEWLRPEDLPIKYAGFSTCFRQEVGSHGRDTRGIFRVHQFEKIEQFVYASPHDNKSWEMFEEMISTAEEFYQALGIPYHIVNIVSGSLNHAASKKLDLEAWFPGSGAFRELVSCSNCTDYQARRLRIRYGQTKKMMDKVEFVHMLNATMCATTRTICAILENYQTEKGILVPEKLKEFMPSGLQELIPFVKPAPIDQEPSKKQKKQHEGGKKKMPAGDAALEGRLQNMEVTDA; this comes from the exons ATGGTGCTGGACCTGGATCTGTTTCGCGTCGATAAGGGCGGGGACCCGGCGCTGATCCGGGAGAGCCAGGAGAAGCGCTTCAAGGACCCGGGGCTGGTGGAGCAGCTGGTGCGGGCGGACAGCGAGTGGCGACGCT GCAGATTTCGGGCAGACAACTTAAACAAGCTGAAGAACTTATGTAGCAAGACAATTGGAGAGAAAATGAAG aaAAAAGAGCCTGTGGGAGACAATGAATCCTTACCAGAGAATGTGTTGAATCTTGATGACCTGACTGCAGACATAATAGCG AGCCTGAAAGtgacacaaataaaaaaagtccGACTCCTCATTGATGAAGCCATTGTCAAGTGTGATGCTGAGAGGATACAATTAGAAGCAGAGCGATTTGAAAGTCTCCGAGAAATTGGGAACCTCCTCCATCCCTCTGTACCCATCAGTAATGACGAG GATGCTGACAACAAAGTAGAGAGGATTTGGGGTGATTGTACTGTGAGAAAGAAATATTCTCATGTGGACCTGGTGGTGATGGTGGACGGCTTTGAAGGTGAAAAAGGAGCAGTGGTGGCTGGAAGCCGAGGCTACTTCCTAAAG GGAGTCCTTGTGTTCTTGGAGCAAGCCCTTATCCAGTTTGCCCTTCGAACCCTTGCTAGCAGGGGCTACACTCCTATCTACACCCCTTTCTTCATGAGAAAAGAGGTGATGCAGGAGGTGGCGCAACTCAGCCAATTTGATGAGGAACTGTACAAG GTGATTGGTAAAGGCAGTGAAAAATCTGATGATAATTCCTATGATGAAAAGTACTTGATTGCTACATCAGAACAGCCTATTGCCGCTCTACACCGGGATGAGTGGCTTCGGCCAGAGGACTTGCCCATCAAGTATGCTGGCTTTTCTACCTGCTTCCGCCAGGAGGTGGGCTCCCATGGTCGTGACACTCGTGGCATCTTTCGGGTTCACCAGTTTGAGAAG ATCGAGCAATTTGTCTATGCATCACCACATGACAACAAATCATGGGAGATGTTTGAAGAGATGATCAGCACTGCCGAGGAGTTCTACCAAGCCCTGGGCATACCGTACCACATTGTGAATATTGTCTCAG GTTCTTTGAATCATGCTGCCAGTAAGAAGCTGGACCTGGAGGCCTGGTTCCCTGGCTCAGGAGCCTTCCGTGAATTAGTGTCCTGCTCCAATTGCACAGACTATCAGGCCCGCCGACTCCGCATCCGCTATGGACAAACCAAGAAGATGATGGATAAG GTGGAGTTTGTCCATATGCTCAATGCCACTATGTGTGCCACCACTCGTACCATCTGCGCCATCCTAGAAAACTACCAGACAGAGAAGGGCATCCTTGTGCCAGAGAAGTTAAAGGAATTCATGCCATCAG GGCTTCAAGAATTGATCCCCTTTGTCAAACCCGCCCCAATTGACCAGGAGCCAtccaagaaacaaaagaaacagcaTGAGGGTGGCAAAAAGAAAATGCCTGCAGGAGATGCGGCTTTGGAAGGTCGGCTGCAGAACATGGAGGTCACTGATGCCTGA